A single region of the Sphaeramia orbicularis chromosome 6, fSphaOr1.1, whole genome shotgun sequence genome encodes:
- the LOC115420344 gene encoding cyclin-dependent kinase inhibitor 1C-like, whose product MSNVQLSSSALEKLVARRTFPLHRRTSVCRNLFGPVDHDELSREMKARLREISERDQQKWNFNFEANTPLDGDYEWEEVPVDKTPSFYQDSVQNGRVRVPETPVKQRPSSDSAVPDTPRMDVLERLTVPESSSTPFPVEVNQENRTDKLNSGKKHLRQVPCVRRKRTASADNNTHITDFFVKRRRSTERKSTDMIACHHSKSPIPVEQTPRKRIR is encoded by the exons ATGTCCAACGTCCAGTTATCGAGCAGCGCGTTGGAGAAGCTGGTGGCCAGGAGGACCTTCCCTCTCCACAGACGCACCAGTGTCTGTCGGAACCTCTTCGGACCCGTGGATCATGACGAACTGAGCCGGGAGATGAAAGCCAGACTTCGGGAGATTTCCGAAAGGGATCAACAGAAATGGAACTTTAATTTCGAGGCCAACACCCCGCTGGATGGGGATTACGAATGGGAAGAGGTCCCCGTGGATAAGACCCCGAGCTTTTACCAAGACTCTGTACAGAACGGGAGGGTCCGGGTGCCGGAGACGCCCGTCAAGCAAAGACCCTCCTCGGACTCCGCAGTCCCAGACACCCCTCGTATGGATGTACTAGAGCGCTTGACCGTACCTGAAAGCAGCAGCACTCCCTTCCCGGTGGAGGTCAACCAGGAAAACCGCACGGACAAGCTGAACTCAGGGAAGAAGCATCTCAGACAGGTCCCGTGTGTCAGACGCAAGAGGACGGCCAGTGCGGACAACAACACACACATCACAG acttttTCGTGAAACGAAGGAGGTCTACTGAGAGAAAATCTACCGATATGATCGCCTGCCACCACTCCAAGTCTCCAATCCCGGTGGAACAAACACCGAGGAAGAGGATCCGTTGA